A genomic window from Hippocampus zosterae strain Florida chromosome 13, ASM2543408v3, whole genome shotgun sequence includes:
- the tet2 gene encoding methylcytosine dioxygenase TET2 — protein METDQTKHETEESLTFKKLATSRHISNKLQNGGTFSDGDPLQITSDRNWNNYKASAEAGSMKRQNETCNDPGSLQGLLDQGSFTMNGELMNGDFKHVLAEQSFLASQPKKFKVDSEISELTKNIEFECNAQAEIKLGKSHCTIPNGDHFALHRNKQLSINGAVLGTSTIESTPGDLLERTLSQYYPEQVSIAPQRSGTQDALNGSLTTKLPGEDCMPSTLTSDFPGSAQILKLQQRQPETSGITEGVNNFDSVDYIVNGYSNNHDTDYQQKKQQHQQQPPSCAGRERSLDQLQSSNIANALQQPKNGPRCYPNSQPTYENANQDFDRDNFKELNTVQTTNAVLLKYGSSPNSGIQSIVQRGRPGSGHAQQFEIQPNNFQQNVGNIHGADGMGTKGPDSQQRIQAAGLENSLDTTTQQKDNSCSSLHQGNWMEPNPSKQQTRGMSSHAGEEKRGFSATAVSDPSRRSLQVHGQILEARSGQRFESHGMFKENIRGSNSVQEQQISLLTQPHCASAPSSNDSEWQQCNLNANSMQKPPNQTKHDQQVGGYYHAPMQSKHLHDNPELQDTLSPEFFTTQQPQHCNLPRPLSHPPQFEEQQLKSPIFRPHSQPQPSQVQLNQQHKNSSAHPGSHCHYKNTAGLQGQCQRSFSPNSGSGDSRHFQPQRPNNCHPPNIKDLPHNSTQSQSYLPQGAINQQISMQSYPKTEHQLKACSQVQRGSHPGSPITDFQKHEALRMHLLQRQERLGPPHSAQNTRDSKIDLANIKIENGPRFNLPSSQQQLDGLQIKQEPQQSVCENTRQNNILASMEQSLKQYQLSPVFEKKSFVMNSNRVKVESSGPVTILSTKTDMCKMEASGAPMCMTALKRTPDSTPKKEQLLQRFMDSPMKLLDTPIKSLLDTPIKTQYDIASCHCVEQISEKDEGPYYTHLGSAPTVAGVREEMERRSGLNGQAIRIEKVVYTGKEGKSTQGCPIAKWVIRRASVEEKLLVLVRERTGHKCETACIIVAILVWEGIQPSLADKLYLELSETLTKHGALTQRRCALNEERTCACQGLNPDACGASFSFGCSWSMYYNGCKFARSKIPRKFKLQGDDVREEERLEQNFQGLATLLGPLYKNMAPEAYGNQVEHEHRAPDCRLGFKEGRPFSGVTACLDFCAHAHRDLHNMQGGSTVVCTLTREDNREIGKIPEDEQLHVLPLYKVANTDEYGSEEGQQEKIKSGAIQALSAFRRQVRMLAEPAKSCRQKKLDAKKAAAIKNTVIDNSHDKAEKVTPSKSKTGTCENIALGTLVQGAMGASQHPDQASEPFGGHSLQPQHQQHENILTSYPGAPNAAKYPRFPGHPGSFPSTSKPGGIFHHQASTPANPYPSPVHAPNSFMDGSKHAYPVYQCNGGMPLDNYHPYYASNQKQLDMYQQQRQVLYAEQQYAAHQRYELNYPQNYADHGLQVNGYNAYSMRPVHPMRAFSPCSPNGVADPHLMDALSRTPTAHRVREYPAAGSHGNQFGRAPNPYFGSPQMFPPSQQPFHMQIKQEMGIASPKMLGGQFSGECLNPETQIGLGLLNGNPMLTGIKQEPGALQRPPTPPKPEIWSDNEHNFLDPEIGGVAVAPSHGSVLIECAKRELHATTPLKNPDRHHPTRISLVFYQHKNLNEAKHGLAMWEAKMAEKAREKEEDADRNGGEGTPGKGNKKGTKREHPEPSESLGEPPYKRFIKALIEGSSSCTTNTYVSTSPYAFTKVTGPYSHFA, from the exons ATGGAAACTGACCAGACCAAACATGAGACGGAAGAAAGTTTGACATTCAAGAAACTTGCCACGTCCCGTCACATCTCGAACAAACTCCAGAATGGAGGAACCTTTTCAGATGGAGATCCTCTTCAAATTACAAGTGACAGAAACTGGAACAATTACAAGGCTAGCGCTGAGGCCGGCTCTATGAAAAGGCAAAATGAAACCTGCAATGACCCTGGATCACTTCAGGGGCTATTGGATCAGGGGTCCTTTACAATGAATGGAGAGTTGATGAATGGGGATTTCAAGCATGTACTCGCCGAACAGTCGTTCCTGGCCAGCCAGCCAAAGAAATTTAAAGTGGATTCAGAGATTTCTgaattgacaaaaaatatagAATTTGAATGCAATGCTCAGGCGGAGATAAAATTAGGAAAGAGTCATTGTACAATTCCTAATGGAGATCATTTTGCTCTGCATAGAAACAAACAACTTTCAATCAATGGCGCTGTACTCGGCACCTCGACTATAGAAAGTACACCAGGTGATCTTTTAGAGAGAACTTTGTCTCAATATTATCCTGAGCAAGTATCCATTGCCCCACAGAGGTCTGGGACACAAGATGCTCTGAATGGTTCTCTAACTACGAAATTGCCGGGCGAGGATTGTATGCCTTCCACTTTGACTTCAGATTTCCCCGGTTCCGCTCAGATACTCAAATTGCAACAACGACAGCCTGAGACTTCAGGTATCACTGAGGGAGTCAACAATTTTGACTCTGTCGACTATATCGTGAATGGATACTCCAACAATCATGACACAGATTACCAGCAGaaaaaacaacagcaccaaCAGCAGCCGCCATCTTGCGCTGGCCGCGAAAGATCTCTTGATCAGCTCCAATCATCAAATATCGCTAACGCCTTGCAACAACCTAAAAATGGCCCACGGTGCTATCCCAATTCTCAACCAACGTATGAGAATGCCAATCAGGATTTTGATCGCGACAATTTTAAGGAGCTCAATACTGTACAGACGACGAATGCTGTGTTGCTGAAATATGGATCGTCGCCCAACTCTGGTATACAGAGCATTGTGCAACGCGGGAGACCCGGGTCTGGTCATGCTCAGCAGTTTGAGATTCAGCCCAATAATTTCCAACAGAATGTTGGAAACATACACGGGGCTGACGGCATGGGAACTAAGGGACCTGATTCCCAGCAGAGAATTCAGGCAGCTGGATTAGAAAACAGTCTGGATACAACCACACAGCAGAAGGACAACTCGTGTTCAAGTCTCCATCAGGGGAACTGGATGGAACCGAACCCTTCAAAGCAACAGACGAGGGGTATGTCATCCCATGCGGGGGAGGAGAAGAGGGGCTTCTCCGCCACGGCTGTGTCAGACCCATCGAGACGTAGCCTCCAGGTTCATGGTCAGATTTTAGAGGCAAGGTCTGGACAAAGGTTTGAGTCACACGGAATGTTTAAGGAAAACATTCGGGGGTCTAACAGCGTACAGGAACAACAAATTAGTCTCTTAACCCAACCGCACTGCGCTTCAGCCCCGAGCAGCAATGACTCGGAGTGGCAGCAATGCAATTTGAACGCAAATTCAATGCAGAAGCCTCcaaaccagacaaagcacgatcAACAGGTTGGGGGATATTATCACGCCCCCATGCAGTCAAAGCACTTACATGACAACCCTGAACTACAGGACACATTGTCGCCTGAATTTTTCACCACGCAGCAACCGCAGCACTGTAATCTTCCGCGTCCACTGTCCCACCCGCCGCAATTTGAAGAACAACAACTCAAGTCTCCCATTTTCAGGCCACACAGTCAGCCTCAGCCAAGTCAAGTTCAACTTAACCAGCAACACAAAAACAGCTCTGCACACCCCGGCAGCCACTGCCACTACAAAAACACAGCAGGTCTTCAAGGACAATGTCAAAGATCATTTTCTCCCAACTCAGGCAGCGGTGACTCCAGGCACTTTCAACCGCAGCGACCCAATAACTGCCACCCACCTAACATTAAGGACCTCCCTCATAATTCGACACAGTCACAATCTTATTTGCCACAAGGTGCAATAAACCAACAGATATCGATGCAGTCGTACCCCAAGACCGAACACCAGTTGAAGGCGTGTTCTCAGGTCCAAAGGGGATCTCACCCGGGATCGCCAATTACAGACTTCCAGAAGCATGAAGCTCTACGTATGCATCTCTTACAAAGGCAGGAGAGACTGGGTCCTCCCCATTCTGCGCAAAACACCAGGGATAGCAAAATCGACCTCGCAAATATAAAAATTGAAAACGGACCCAGATTCAATTTGCCCAGCTCACAGCAGCAACTGGATGGATTGCAAATCAAGCAGGAGCCTCAACAGTCTGTGTGTGAGAATACTCGGCAGAACAACATCCTGGCCTCCATGGAGCAAAGTCTAAAACAGTACCAACTGTCCCCTGTGTTTGAGAAGAAATCATTTGTTATGAATTCAAATAGAGTCAAAGTGGAATCCTCTGGGCCTGTCACAATCCTGTCAACCAAAACCGACATGTGTAAAATGGAAGCATCCGGAGCGCCTATGTGCATGACGGCTTTAAAAAGAACACCTGACTCCACGCCCAAGAAAGAGCAACTCCTACAGAGATTCATGGATTCGCCAATGAAGCTATTGGACACCCCGATAAAAAGTCTACTCGACACACCTATCAAAACACAATATGACATAGCATCCTGCCACTGCGTTG AACAAATCAGTGAGAAGGATGAGGGCCCATACTACACTCATCTGGGATCAGCGCCTACTGTTGCTGGTGTACGGGAGGAGATGGAGAGAAG gTCTGGTTTAAATGGTCAAGCCATCAGGATAGAGAAAGTGGTATATACAGGCAAGGAAGGAAAAAGCACACAGGGGTGCCCGATTGCAAAATGG GTGATCCGTCGAGCCAGTGTAGAAGAAAAGCTACTGGTGCTGGTTCGAGAACGCACTGGACACAAATGTGAGACAGCCTGTATAATCGTGGCAATCCTGGTCTGGGAAGGCATCCAACCCAGCCTAGCTGACAAACTCTACCTCGAGCTAAGTGAAACTCTGACAAAGCATGGAGCCCTCACCCAAAGACGATGTGCTCTCAATGAAGA GAGGACCTGTGCATGTCAGGGATTAAATCCAGATGCATGTGGAGCATCATTCTCCTTCGGATGCTCATGGAGCATGTATTACAATGGCTGCAAATTTGCCAGAAGTAAAATTCCAAGAAAGTTTAAACTACAAGGAGATGATGTCAGAGAG GAAGAGAGACTGGAGCAAAACTTTCAAGGTCTGGCCACCTTACTGGGCCCCTTGTATAAAAATATGGCACCGGAAGCTTATGGAAACCAG GTGGAACATGAACACAGAGCACCTGATTGTCGCCTGGGTTTTAAAGAAGGGCGTCCCTTCTCTGGGGTTACTGCTTGTCTAGACTTCTGTGCTCATGCTCATAGAGACCTCCACAACATGCAAGGGGGCAGCACTGTG GTATGTACGTTAACAAGGGAAGACAACAGAGAGATTGGAAAGATACCAGAGGATGAGCAGCTTCACGTCCTACCACTGTATAAAGTTGCCAACACGGATGAATATGGCAGCGAGGAGGGTCAGCAGGAAAAAATCAAATCGGGTGCCATTCAAGCCCTCAGTGCCTTCCGCCGCCAGGTGCGCATGCTTGCCGAGCCCGCAAAGTCATGTCGCCAGAAGAAGCTGGATGCCAAGAAAGCAGCGGCGATCAAGAACACCGTGATAGACAACTCTCATGATAAGGCAGAGAAAGTGACCCCGTCAAAGTCAAAAACCGGGACCTGTGAAAATATCGCTCTGGGCACACTTGTGCAAG GTGCTATGGGAGCCTCTCAACATCCAGATCAAGCGAGCGAACCCTTCGGAGGCCATTCTCTGCAACCGCAGCATCAACAGCACGAAAACATCCTTACCTCTTATCCCGGTGCACCAAATGCCGCCAAATATCCCAGGTTCCCTGGCCACCCAGGATCTTTTCCAAGCACTTCAAAGCCAGGCGGCATATTTCATCATCAAGCCTCGACACCAGCAAACCCGTATCCTTCCCCAGTCCATGCGCCCAACTCATTCATGGATGGATCTAAACATGCATACCCTGTTTATCAGTGTAATGGAGGCATGCCTCTTGATAACTACCATCCATACTATGCTTCCAACCAAAAGCAACTGGACATGTATCAACAACAACGGCAAGTGTTGTACGCGGAGCAGCAGTACGCAGCCCATCAGCGTTACGAGCTCAATTACCCGCAAAATTATGCCGATCATGGTTTACAAGTCAATGGCTACAATGCATACAGCATGAGGCCAGTCCACCCAATGAGAGCTTTCAGTCCCTGTAGTCCTAACGGAGTGGCCGACCCCCATTTAATGGACGCCCTTTCAAGAACGCCCACTGCCCACAGAGTTCGAGAGTATCCAGCTGCCGGGAGTCATGGCAATCAGTTTGGAAGAGCCCCGAATCCATACTTTGGGAGTCCTCAAATGTTCCCTCCGAGCCAACAACCATTCCATATGCAAATTAAGCAAGAAATGGGTATTGCTAGCCCAAAGATGCTTGGCGGTCAGTTCAGCGGTGAGTGTTTAAACCCAGAGACACAGATAGGATTGGGTCTGCTCAACGGTAATCCCATGCTGACGGGTATTAAGCAGGAGCCTGGAGCCCTACAGCGACCCCCGACCCCTCCAAAGCCAGAAATTTGGTCAGACAATGAGCACAACTTCTTGGACCCCGAAATCGGTGGAGTGGCAGTGGCACCCAGCCACGGCTCGGTCCTTATTGAATGCGCTAAACGGGAGCTCCACGCCACAACACCTCTTAAAAATCCGGATCGCCATCACCCAACACGTATATCCTTGGTCTTCTACCAGCACAAAAATTTGAATGAGGCTAAGCACGGTCTGGCCATGTGGGAAGCAAAGATGGCAGAAAAGGCTCGAGAAAAGGAGGAAGATGCTGACAGGAATGGTGGTGAGGGGACGCCAGGCAAGGGCAACAAGAAGGGGACGAAACGTGAGCATCCGGAGCCATCAGAATCTCTTGGGGAGCCTCCTTATAAGCGTTTTATAAAGGCACTCATTGAGGGGTCCTCATCGTGCACAACCAACACCTATGTCAGTACATCTCCATATGCCTTCACTAAGGTCACAGGACCTTATAGTCACTTTGCTTAA